Within the Micromonospora citrea genome, the region GCGAAGACGTGCCGCGCGGCGAGGTCGGCGACCGTCGTGAACAGCGCGCCGAACGCCGCCGCCCAGGGCAGCAGGAGCCGCGCGTCGGCGGTCGGGCGCAGTCTCCTGGCCGCGTGCGGCGCGACGAAGCCGATCCAGGCGATCGGTCCGCAGGGCCCCACCACGGCGGCCACCAGGACGGCGGCGAGCCCCAGCGCGACCAACCGGGCCCGTCCCACCCGCAGCCCGAGCGCCGCCGCCGCCTCGTCGCCCAGGCGCAGCACCCCCAGCGCGGGCGACGCCAGCACCGTCAGCGGGACGCAGGCCAGCAGCCAGGGCAGCGTCAGCTGGGCGTGGGCCCAGGTGACACCGCTGAGGCTGCCCACCAGATACCGGAACAGCGTGTCGTACTGCAGCCGGTCGGCGGCGGCCAGCACGGCCAGGAGCACCGCCTGCAGGGCGGTCGAGACCGCCGCGCCGATCAGCAGCACCGCGCCGGGGCCCCGGCCCGCGCCGGCAGCCGCCAGGCAGATCGCGCCGCCGCACAGCGCGCCGGCCAGCGCCACCAACGGCTGGACCGCCGCGGGGACCGGCAACGCCCAGACGACCACCGCCGCCGCCGCCAGGGCCCCACCGGTGGAGACCCCCAACAGCTCCGGTGAGGCCAGCGGATTGCGCAGCGCGGTCTGCATCAGCAGGCCGGCGGCCCCGACGGCCGCGCCCCCCAGCAGCGCCAGCAGCAGCCGGGGCACGCGCAGCTCCCACAGCACGACCCGCGCGACCTCCGCGTCCGCCGGCAGGCCCAGGACCAGGGTCAGCCCGGCCGCGCCGGCGAGGGCGGCCACCAGCACCGGCACCGCGGGCCGGCGCGGCGTCGGTCGTGCCGCGACCGCTACCAGCGCGCTCACGCGGTCGCCCTGGCGACCGCCTCGTCCAGGATCAGC harbors:
- a CDS encoding FecCD family ABC transporter permease; translated protein: MSALVAVAARPTPRRPAVPVLVAALAGAAGLTLVLGLPADAEVARVVLWELRVPRLLLALLGGAAVGAAGLLMQTALRNPLASPELLGVSTGGALAAAAVVVWALPVPAAVQPLVALAGALCGGAICLAAAGAGRGPGAVLLIGAAVSTALQAVLLAVLAAADRLQYDTLFRYLVGSLSGVTWAHAQLTLPWLLACVPLTVLASPALGVLRLGDEAAAALGLRVGRARLVALGLAAVLVAAVVGPCGPIAWIGFVAPHAARRLRPTADARLLLPWAAAFGALFTTVADLAARHVFAPAETPLGAWTAAVGIVAGLVMLARRGRS